The following coding sequences lie in one Peribacillus frigoritolerans genomic window:
- a CDS encoding polysaccharide deacetylase family protein — MIVGKYRVLWMVALLGILILPGCSQWILEGIGTKTAAPIAEDEIEVAEAAENGEGQELEGKIDTEDWITVESDVQLPILMYHSISEGNRLRVPREEFRSQMAWLRENGYYTLSPEEAFLVLTENRMPSEKCVWLTFDDGYTDNFTEAFPIIKENDMKATVFMIGKSIDKGHHLTENQMMEMSRNGISIESHTINHLELNRMTAEQQEAEMVQSKELFDRILDQDTTVLSYPVGRYNEETLRLSEEAGYKMAVTTEPGGASREQGMHALHRVRISPGLSVDGFASLIENASNH, encoded by the coding sequence ATGATAGTGGGAAAATATAGAGTTTTATGGATGGTTGCATTGCTGGGGATTTTGATTTTACCTGGATGCTCACAATGGATTTTAGAAGGTATAGGCACAAAGACTGCTGCACCGATTGCGGAAGATGAAATTGAAGTGGCCGAAGCGGCGGAGAATGGGGAAGGGCAGGAATTGGAGGGCAAAATCGATACGGAAGACTGGATAACGGTCGAGTCCGACGTCCAGCTTCCAATCTTGATGTATCACAGCATTTCTGAAGGTAATCGCCTTCGGGTTCCAAGGGAGGAATTCCGGTCTCAGATGGCTTGGCTTCGGGAGAATGGCTACTATACATTATCCCCTGAAGAAGCATTCCTCGTATTAACCGAGAATCGGATGCCAAGTGAGAAGTGCGTCTGGCTTACTTTTGATGATGGCTATACAGATAACTTCACGGAGGCTTTTCCGATAATAAAAGAAAATGATATGAAAGCAACTGTCTTCATGATCGGGAAGTCCATTGATAAAGGTCATCACCTGACTGAAAATCAAATGATGGAGATGAGCAGGAATGGGATTTCGATCGAAAGCCATACTATCAACCATTTGGAGCTGAACCGCATGACGGCAGAGCAGCAAGAAGCTGAAATGGTCCAGTCGAAGGAGCTATTCGACCGTATTCTCGACCAGGACACGACAGTGCTTTCCTATCCGGTTGGCCGGTATAACGAAGAGACTCTCAGGCTGTCAGAGGAAGCTGGATACAAGATGGCAGTCACTACCGAACCTGGGGGAGCTTCAAGGGAACAAGGGATGCATGCCCTGCATCGAGTTCGGATTTCACCCGGGTTATCAGTCGATGGGTTTGCGTCACTGATTGAAAATGCTTCAAATCATTGA